The following proteins are co-located in the Streptomyces bottropensis ATCC 25435 genome:
- a CDS encoding DUF1579 domain-containing protein — protein MRQLDFLLGDFRIEYTNLTTEMVTTGEATCSTRSLADGRFHELTQRIPVPGIVATWLIGWSDVDKAFTSFYYDDWGHHGVFGGPGWVDGHFRLTGESAVFGARHGFVEDFEVIDDDHIVKHGFVAVGDELVPGDILHFHRI, from the coding sequence ATGCGGCAGCTGGATTTCCTGCTGGGGGATTTCCGCATCGAATACACGAATCTGACCACGGAAATGGTCACCACCGGTGAGGCGACCTGCTCCACCCGCTCCCTCGCGGACGGCCGCTTCCACGAGCTGACCCAGCGCATCCCGGTGCCCGGCATCGTCGCCACCTGGCTCATCGGCTGGAGCGACGTCGACAAGGCGTTCACCAGCTTCTACTACGACGACTGGGGCCACCACGGCGTGTTCGGCGGCCCCGGCTGGGTCGACGGCCACTTCAGGCTCACGGGCGAGAGCGCCGTCTTCGGCGCCCGCCACGGTTTCGTCGAGGACTTCGAGGTGATCGACGACGACCACATCGTCAAGCACGGCTTCGTCGCCGTCGGCGACGAGCTGGTGCCGGGCGACATCCTCCACTTCCACCGCATCTGA
- a CDS encoding cytochrome P450 → MTTDQQSPMPETQDDFPSLLAWLTKNRRDSPVLPDAFPGLWHVFRYADVSRVLSDTETYSSDMSAVIPTHPDTGWIAKGNVVGMDPPMHRRLRSLVSGAFTPRLVADLEPRITELATGLLDAVAGRDRFDLVEAVTHPLPVFVIAEMLGIPLADRPLFEKWGLAFISANGGGESALPSEENVLSFVQTATEMRAYMLEQIALRRAKPGDDLISRLVTARTEDGRLEDDEIVGFVGTLLLAGHITTTAVLGSTVLCLDENPGALAEVRRDRSLVPAAVEEAVRLRPAFSRLVRMTTRESDVGGVTIPAGQVLTLWTVAANRDPERFDDPDGFDLHRDQQGRHLGFGQGVHFCMGAPLARLEGRIVLNLLLDRFPELSVVGEDDAVAYHHPKNVVGPRRLLVDVTRGA, encoded by the coding sequence ATGACCACCGATCAGCAGTCTCCGATGCCCGAGACGCAGGACGATTTTCCGTCACTGCTCGCCTGGCTGACGAAGAACCGACGGGACAGTCCGGTTCTTCCCGATGCCTTCCCCGGCCTTTGGCACGTTTTCCGGTATGCCGATGTCTCCCGGGTGCTGTCCGACACCGAGACCTATTCCAGTGACATGTCCGCCGTGATTCCGACGCACCCGGACACGGGCTGGATCGCGAAAGGGAACGTCGTCGGAATGGACCCGCCGATGCACCGCAGGCTGCGTTCCCTGGTCAGCGGGGCGTTCACACCGCGCCTGGTGGCCGACCTGGAGCCGCGGATCACCGAACTGGCCACCGGTCTGCTGGACGCGGTCGCCGGCCGCGACCGGTTCGACCTGGTGGAGGCGGTCACCCATCCGCTGCCCGTGTTCGTGATCGCGGAGATGCTCGGTATCCCGCTGGCGGACCGGCCCCTCTTCGAGAAGTGGGGGCTCGCGTTCATCTCGGCCAACGGCGGTGGCGAGAGCGCGCTGCCCAGCGAGGAGAACGTCCTCTCCTTCGTGCAGACGGCCACGGAGATGCGGGCGTACATGCTGGAGCAGATCGCCCTGCGCCGCGCGAAGCCCGGGGACGATCTGATCAGCCGGCTGGTCACGGCCCGGACCGAGGACGGCCGGCTGGAGGACGACGAGATCGTCGGCTTCGTCGGCACGCTGCTGCTGGCCGGTCACATCACCACCACCGCGGTGCTCGGCAGCACGGTGCTGTGCCTGGACGAGAACCCCGGGGCGCTGGCCGAGGTGCGCCGCGACCGCTCGCTGGTGCCGGCGGCGGTCGAGGAGGCGGTGCGGCTGCGCCCGGCTTTCTCCCGGCTGGTGCGGATGACCACCCGGGAGTCGGACGTGGGCGGTGTGACGATCCCCGCCGGTCAGGTGCTGACCCTGTGGACGGTGGCCGCCAACCGCGACCCGGAGCGGTTCGACGACCCGGACGGCTTCGACCTCCACCGCGACCAGCAGGGCCGCCACCTCGGCTTCGGCCAGGGCGTCCACTTCTGCATGGGCGCGCCGCTGGCCCGCCTGGAGGGCCGGATCGTCCTGAACCTGCTGCTCGACCGGTTCCCGGAGCTGTCCGTGGTCGGCGAGGACGACGCGGTGGCCTATCACCACCCGAAGAACGTGGTCGGCCCACGCCGTCTGCTCGTCGACGTGACGCGCGGCGCCTGA
- a CDS encoding cytochrome P450, producing MTEAPASDDVDLPLLRQCPYAPPERYDTFRATGAPIPGRIHNGRRVWLVTRHDQARAVLGDERFSSDITNPGYPLYAAAFEGFRAFPLLNTIDPPLHTAHRKALVREFTLRRAEDLRPRMERKADELIDGMVAAGGSADLVGQFAEPFAASITCWALGMEYADMQAWLASVYASDGAPKDPEEAAAAAAKAILALQEYFTRFVDAKYESPGDDPISRVIAEHVVGGSLTKAELAGLCFVIFTAGQKPVQTMLTVGVGMLLEHPDQLALVREDPAALPAAVDETIRMVSPLDLMPRVAREDVEVAGQLIRAGEGVIVAGGGANRDPAEFPVPDRFDVRRSARGHLAFGSGIHHCLGANLTRVGLEVAYGTLFRRLPELRLTAPLQEAYTMPSWHPDIPRLPVSY from the coding sequence GTGACCGAAGCCCCCGCCTCCGACGACGTCGACCTGCCCCTGCTACGACAGTGTCCCTACGCGCCGCCGGAGCGGTACGACACCTTCCGGGCGACCGGAGCCCCCATCCCGGGGCGGATCCACAACGGCCGGCGCGTCTGGCTCGTCACCCGGCACGACCAGGCCCGCGCCGTGCTCGGTGACGAACGCTTCAGCTCCGACATCACCAACCCCGGATATCCCCTCTACGCCGCCGCGTTCGAGGGATTCCGGGCGTTCCCCCTCCTCAACACCATCGACCCGCCCCTGCACACCGCGCACCGCAAGGCCCTCGTACGGGAGTTCACGCTGCGCCGGGCGGAGGACCTGCGACCCCGGATGGAACGCAAGGCCGACGAGCTGATCGACGGCATGGTCGCCGCGGGCGGATCCGCCGACCTGGTGGGGCAGTTCGCCGAGCCCTTCGCGGCGAGCATCACCTGCTGGGCGCTCGGCATGGAGTACGCGGACATGCAGGCGTGGCTGGCGAGCGTCTACGCGAGTGACGGCGCGCCCAAGGACCCCGAGGAGGCGGCGGCCGCGGCGGCCAAGGCGATCCTCGCGCTGCAGGAGTACTTCACCCGGTTCGTCGACGCCAAGTACGAGTCCCCGGGCGACGATCCGATCAGCCGGGTGATCGCGGAGCACGTCGTGGGCGGGTCGCTGACCAAGGCCGAACTCGCCGGTCTCTGCTTCGTGATCTTCACGGCCGGCCAGAAGCCGGTCCAGACGATGCTGACCGTGGGGGTGGGGATGCTGCTGGAGCACCCCGACCAACTGGCCCTCGTCCGGGAGGACCCGGCGGCCCTGCCGGCCGCCGTCGACGAGACGATCCGGATGGTCAGCCCGCTGGACCTGATGCCCCGGGTCGCCCGGGAGGACGTCGAGGTGGCCGGGCAGCTGATCCGCGCGGGCGAGGGCGTCATCGTCGCCGGCGGCGGCGCCAACCGTGACCCGGCCGAGTTCCCCGTCCCCGACCGGTTCGACGTGCGCCGCTCGGCCCGGGGACACCTCGCGTTCGGCTCCGGCATCCACCACTGCCTCGGCGCCAACCTGACCCGGGTCGGCCTGGAGGTCGCCTACGGAACCCTGTTCCGGCGCCTGCCGGAACTGCGGCTCACCGCCCCGCTGCAGGAGGCCTACACGATGCCGAGCTGGCATCCCGACATCCCCCGGCTGCCCGTCTCCTACTGA